The following coding sequences lie in one Lolium perenne isolate Kyuss_39 chromosome 2, Kyuss_2.0, whole genome shotgun sequence genomic window:
- the LOC127306860 gene encoding NADH dehydrogenase [ubiquinone] 1 alpha subcomplex subunit 2, translating to MAWRSSLSRSVKEIRFLFCQSSPASGPAREFVKKNYGDIKTHNPALPILIRECSGVQPQLWARYDMGVERCVHLDGLTEAQIDKKLEELAKQGAHKAK from the exons atggcgtgGCGGTCGAGCCTATCCCGGAGCGTGAAGGAGATCCGCTTCCTCTTCTGCCAGTCTTCCCCGGCCAGCGGCCCCGCCCG TGAGTTCGTGAAGAAGAACTACGGGGACATCAAGACACACAATCCCGCTCTCCCCATCCTCATCCGCGAGTGCTCCGGCGTCCAGCCTCAGCTCTGGGCGCGCTACG ATATGGGTGTTGAGAGGTGTGTGCACTTGGATGGCTTAACGGAAGCCCAGATTGACAAGAagttggaggagctggccaagcaGGGAGCGCATAAGGCTAAATAG